A region of Nostoc sp. 'Peltigera membranacea cyanobiont' N6 DNA encodes the following proteins:
- a CDS encoding Calx-beta domain-containing protein, which translates to MMTENNHSEAQSNSTKKLLEAGRNIVFIDTAVLDYQSLVAGITLGSEVVILDHNRDGLTQISEFLAGCKPDSVESVHIVSHGGEGSLQLGSTYLNLTNLNSYANQLRKWANVLTDKADILLYGCDVASGQGTKFVQFLSRITGADVAASTDKTGSAALGGDWDLEVKTGKIEASLAFKPEVMQAYQSILPASFTGTYSQSFNSLASSGTSIPWANDSTISGWYATRTNYIPGNGSNNTGGLYSFGTSNADRALGSLASATTGTIYYGLRLQNNTGSPITELQVSYTGEQWRNGGNTSQQQLKFSYQTGSTLTGLTTGTWTPVTSLDFTSPIATATVATLNGNQAANRVVITPVTITLATPIANGEEIIFRWEDIDDGGNDHGLAIDDVSIKVDNTTYIVTNTNDSGAGSLRQAIINANNDPGIETIIFDPTGIFGDATPDTITLTSGELNVTEGVIIQGTGANKLTISGNNASRVFNASASLSIDGLNITGGNAGNNNGGGIYSTNTVTVSNSTISGNIANTSGGGIYGTSSVIVSNSTISGNTANTSGGGVYSSNATITNSTFSGNTANNGGGIYGTSSATVSNSTISGNIANTSGGGIYTSITTLTNSTISSNTAKSNGGGIYSGGSTVSNSTIFGNTADSDNNGSGNGGGIFRSGGTASISNSIIAGNIDPGNQGADVYGSNFNGNAYNLIGKIAGKLSGTLGTGTDIINPNPGLKPLGDYGGSTQTHALNSSSPARNAGDPAYNGGLTTDQRGTGFNRIESGRIDIGAFESLLPKVSFGAATYNTTEDSTATIVTISVTLNASPETAVTVPIVVKNSSTATSGNDYTFSPTTISFAAGATGSNLTKLITFTINPDDLPENAETVVLNFGTLIGADLGTITETTLSIAANDSIQYAISSATSNLTEGNSGTQAVTFTVTRSGGIGVASTVDYAFIGTATFGSDYNNIQVTGGGTAVSGTLSFAVGEKTKTITADVLGDNIFELNEDITVNLSNPNLTTAPANSTITNSSATVNIINDDSQPTISISDISVTEGNTGTTTNANFTISLSNPSYQQITVNYNTSDGTAEATDSDYNSALGTITFNPGETSKTLSIGVIGDNKFETNEAFSVNLSSATNATITDSLGVASIINDDSQPTISISDVSVTEGNTGTTTNANFTISLSNPSYQQITVNYNTSDGTAEATDSDYNSALGTITFNPGETSKTLSIGVIGDNKFETDETFAVNLLGATNATITDNLGVGTIINDDNQPTISISDVSVTEGNIGTTTNANFTISLSNPSYQQITVNYNTNDGSAQIADSDYNSALGTITFNPGETSKTLSIGVIGDNKFETDETFAVNLLGATNATVTDNLGVGTIINDDNQPTISISDVFVTEGNTGTTTNANFTISLSNVSSQQVTVNYNTSDGTAQVADSDYNSALGTITFNPGETSKTLSIGVIGDNKFETNEAFAVNLLGATNATITDSLGVATIINDDSRPTISISDVSVTEGNTGTTTNANFTISLSNASSEQVTVNYNTSDGTAQVADSDYNSASETIIFAPGETSKTLGVGVIGDNKTEANETFSVNLSGATNATVTDSLGVGTIIDDDNQSTISISDISLLEGNAGTTNNAKFTVTLSAPSLQQVTVNYNTSDGTAQVADSDYNSASGTIIFAPGETSKTLGIGVIGDNKFEANETFSVNLFGATNATITDSLGVATIINDDEPPAISIGDVSLNEGTTGMTTNAKFVVTLSSEFYQPIVVSYSTSDGTAKTSDSDYNSALGTVVFNPGETSKTISIGVTGDNKVESNETFFVNLSGAANARFANNQGVGTIINDDRDSFF; encoded by the coding sequence ATAAAGCTGACATTCTACTTTATGGCTGTGATGTAGCCAGTGGTCAAGGCACAAAATTTGTGCAGTTTCTGAGTCGAATTACTGGGGCAGATGTTGCTGCTTCCACTGACAAAACAGGAAGTGCAGCTTTAGGTGGCGACTGGGATTTAGAGGTAAAGACTGGGAAAATTGAGGCATCCCTGGCATTTAAACCTGAAGTAATGCAGGCTTACCAGTCTATTTTGCCAGCTAGTTTTACTGGCACATACTCTCAAAGCTTTAACTCATTAGCTAGTTCTGGAACATCTATTCCTTGGGCTAATGATTCAACCATTTCGGGCTGGTATGCCACAAGAACAAATTACATCCCTGGTAATGGTAGTAATAACACAGGTGGATTGTACAGTTTTGGTACTAGTAACGCAGACCGGGCACTTGGTTCTCTAGCTTCTGCTACCACAGGAACTATTTATTATGGGTTGCGCCTCCAAAACAACACAGGTTCACCTATTACTGAGTTGCAAGTCAGTTACACGGGTGAACAATGGCGTAATGGTGGTAATACATCGCAGCAACAGCTGAAATTTAGTTATCAAACTGGGTCAACTCTCACAGGTTTGACAACAGGAACATGGACACCTGTCACATCACTAGATTTCACCAGCCCAATTGCAACTGCAACCGTAGCTACCCTGAATGGCAATCAAGCTGCCAATCGAGTTGTTATCACACCTGTAACAATTACCCTAGCTACCCCAATAGCTAACGGTGAAGAGATTATATTCCGTTGGGAAGATATAGATGATGGAGGCAACGATCACGGTTTAGCGATCGACGATGTATCTATCAAAGTCGATAACACCACCTATATAGTAACTAACACTAATGACAGCGGTGCTGGCTCGTTGAGGCAAGCTATTATCAATGCCAATAACGATCCAGGGATTGAGACAATTATCTTTGATCCGACTGGGATATTCGGTGATGCTACCCCTGATACTATTACCCTGACTTCTGGGGAATTGAATGTTACTGAAGGAGTGATAATTCAAGGAACTGGAGCTAATAAACTCACCATCAGTGGCAACAATGCTTCCCGTGTTTTTAATGCTAGTGCCTCCCTCTCAATTGATGGGTTAAACATAACTGGGGGAAATGCAGGAAATAACAACGGTGGCGGCATTTATAGCACCAATACTGTCACAGTCAGCAATAGTACTATTTCTGGCAACATAGCAAACACTAGTGGCGGCGGCATCTACGGTACTAGTAGTGTCATAGTGAGCAATAGTACTATCTCCGGCAACACCGCCAACACTAGTGGCGGCGGTGTCTACAGCAGCAACGCCACAATAACCAATAGTACTTTCTCCGGCAACACCGCGAACAACGGCGGCGGCATCTACGGTACCAGTAGTGCCACAGTGAGCAATAGTACTATCTCCGGCAACATAGCGAACACTAGTGGCGGCGGCATCTACACCAGCATTACTACACTTACTAATAGCACTATTTCCAGTAACACCGCGAAAAGCAACGGCGGCGGTATCTATTCTGGCGGTAGCACAGTGAGTAATAGCACTATATTTGGCAATACGGCTGATAGTGATAACAATGGCTCAGGTAATGGTGGCGGCATTTTTAGGTCTGGTGGCACGGCAAGCATCAGCAATAGCATCATTGCTGGCAATATCGATCCAGGTAATCAAGGAGCCGATGTCTATGGTAGCAACTTCAATGGTAATGCTTACAACCTGATTGGCAAAATTGCTGGTAAATTATCCGGGACTCTGGGCACGGGTACAGATATTATTAACCCCAACCCCGGACTCAAACCACTGGGAGATTATGGTGGTTCTACACAAACTCACGCCCTAAACTCTTCCAGTCCTGCCAGGAATGCTGGCGATCCGGCTTACAATGGTGGCTTAACTACCGATCAACGTGGCACAGGTTTTAACCGGATTGAAAGCGGCAGAATTGACATTGGGGCATTTGAATCCCTGCTTCCAAAAGTCAGCTTTGGTGCTGCTACGTACAATACAACAGAAGATAGTACCGCCACTATAGTAACTATTTCTGTTACCTTAAATGCCTCTCCAGAAACGGCGGTCACAGTTCCTATTGTCGTCAAAAATAGTAGTACGGCTACTAGTGGCAACGATTATACTTTTTCCCCCACTACTATTTCCTTTGCTGCTGGGGCGACAGGTTCAAATTTAACAAAGCTAATTACTTTTACTATTAACCCAGACGACTTACCTGAGAATGCAGAGACAGTTGTACTCAACTTCGGCACGCTAATAGGGGCTGATTTAGGGACAATAACTGAAACTACTCTGAGTATTGCTGCTAATGATTCGATTCAATATGCAATTTCCAGCGCCACTTCAAATTTAACTGAAGGTAATAGCGGTACTCAAGCTGTTACCTTCACGGTTACTCGCAGTGGTGGTATTGGCGTGGCTAGCACCGTAGATTATGCTTTTATCGGTACGGCAACTTTTGGTAGTGATTATAACAATATTCAAGTTACAGGTGGAGGAACTGCTGTATCTGGGACTTTAAGCTTCGCTGTAGGGGAAAAGACAAAGACAATTACAGCCGATGTTTTGGGTGACAACATATTTGAACTCAATGAAGATATTACCGTTAACCTAAGTAACCCCAACCTCACAACTGCACCAGCAAATTCCACAATTACTAACAGTTCAGCTACAGTTAATATCATCAATGATGACAGCCAACCAACTATCAGCATCTCGGATATCTCTGTTACTGAAGGCAATACAGGGACAACAACTAATGCTAACTTTACTATTAGTCTCTCTAATCCTAGTTATCAGCAGATTACCGTAAATTACAACACGAGTGATGGTACAGCCGAAGCTACTGACTCTGATTACAACTCTGCTTTAGGGACTATTACTTTTAATCCTGGGGAAACCAGTAAAACTCTTAGCATTGGTGTCATCGGCGATAACAAGTTTGAAACCAACGAAGCATTTTCTGTTAACCTTTCGAGTGCGACAAATGCGACCATTACTGATAGTTTAGGAGTGGCTAGCATTATCAATGATGACAGCCAACCAACTATCAGCATCTCGGATGTCTCTGTTACTGAAGGCAATACAGGGACAACAACTAATGCTAACTTTACTATTAGTCTCTCTAATCCTAGTTATCAGCAGATTACCGTAAATTACAACACGAGTGATGGTACAGCCGAAGCTACTGACTCTGATTACAACTCTGCTTTAGGAACAATTACTTTTAATCCTGGGGAAACCAGTAAAACTCTTAGCATTGGTGTCATCGGCGATAACAAGTTTGAAACTGATGAGACATTTGCTGTCAATCTTTTAGGTGCGACAAATGCCACAATTACTGATAATTTAGGAGTTGGTACTATCATCAACGATGACAACCAACCAACTATTAGCATCTCGGATGTCTCTGTTACCGAAGGCAATATAGGAACAACAACTAATGCTAACTTTACTATTAGTCTCTCTAATCCTAGTTATCAGCAGATTACCGTAAATTACAACACGAATGATGGTAGTGCCCAAATTGCTGATTCTGATTACAACTCTGCTTTAGGAACAATTACTTTTAATCCTGGGGAAACCAGTAAAACTCTTAGCATTGGTGTCATCGGCGATAACAAGTTTGAAACTGATGAAACGTTTGCTGTCAATCTTTTAGGTGCGACAAATGCAACCGTTACTGATAATTTAGGAGTTGGTACTATCATCAACGATGACAACCAACCAACTATCAGTATTTCGGATGTCTTTGTTACCGAAGGCAATACAGGAACAACAACTAATGCTAACTTTACTATCAGTCTCTCAAATGTAAGTTCTCAGCAGGTTACTGTAAATTACAACACGAGTGATGGTACTGCTCAAGTTGCTGACTCTGATTACAACTCTGCTTTAGGGACGATTACTTTTAATCCGGGGGAAACTAGCAAAACCCTTAGTATTGGTGTCATTGGCGATAACAAATTTGAAACAAACGAGGCATTTGCTGTCAATCTTTTGGGTGCGACAAATGCCACAATTACTGATAGTTTAGGAGTGGCTACCATAATTAATGATGACAGCCGACCAACTATCAGTATCTCGGATGTCTCTGTTACAGAAGGCAATACAGGGACAACAACTAATGCTAACTTTACGATTAGTCTCTCTAATGCCAGTTCTGAGCAAGTTACTGTAAATTACAACACGAGTGATGGTACTGCTCAAGTTGCTGACTCTGATTACAACTCTGCTTCCGAGACGATTATTTTTGCTCCTGGCGAAACCAGTAAAACTCTTGGTGTTGGTGTCATTGGCGATAACAAAACTGAAGCCAACGAGACATTTTCTGTGAATCTTTCGGGTGCTACAAATGCCACAGTTACTGATAGTTTAGGAGTTGGTACCATCATTGATGATGACAACCAATCAACTATCAGCATCTCGGATATCTCCCTTCTTGAAGGTAACGCAGGTACAACGAATAATGCTAAATTTACCGTCACTCTCTCTGCACCCAGTTTGCAGCAGGTTACTGTAAATTACAACACGAGTGATGGCACTGCTCAAGTTGCTGACTCTGATTACAACTCTGCTTCTGGGACGATTATTTTTGCTCCTGGCGAAACCAGCAAAACTCTTGGTATTGGTGTCATCGGCGATAACAAATTTGAAGCCAATGAGACATTTTCTGTCAATCTCTTTGGTGCGACAAATGCCACAATTACTGATAGCTTGGGAGTGGCTACTATCATAAATGATGACGAACCTCCGGCCATTAGCATTGGAGATGTCTCACTCAATGAAGGTACTACAGGAATGACAACTAATGCTAAATTTGTCGTCACTCTTTCCAGTGAATTCTATCAACCAATAGTTGTAAGTTACAGCACGAGCGATGGTACTGCTAAAACTTCTGACTCTGATTACAATTCGGCTTTAGGTACGGTCGTTTTTAATCCTGGGGAAACCAGCAAAACTATTAGTATTGGTGTCACAGGTGATAATAAAGTTGAAAGCAACGAAACATTTTTTGTCAATCTCTCTGGTGCGGCAAATGCTAGGTTTGCTAATAACCAAGGAGTCGGTACTATCATTAATGATGACCGGGATTCTTTCTTTTAA
- the priA gene encoding primosomal protein N' gives MYINDVNLSPLVVAQASESYHSGTTLNRWVEVLVDCPGSTGLFTYRLPAQLEIKPGDILSVPFGAQQLGAIAIRLLAQPNIDLAPEKIREVEDIVSVGFFPSAYWELLNRVAAYYYTPLIQVIRVALPPGLLGRSQRRLRLVRGGRAGGSSYLLASPNPSAFLTPTARQVWELLQGQPAGDYSFAYLQQKVKSAYRGIRELLRFGLVESYLEPPRLARPKLQKAVTLTGAIDSDLTTRQREILEVLRRHNGELWQNELLQICNASSSILKTLGQKGYIVIEEREVLRTEQGPALAGDGAKSLTTAQASALATIQTLDGFAEVLLHGVTGSGKTEVYLQAIAPLINQGKSALVLVPEIGLTPQLTDRFRARFGNKVSVYHSALSDGERYDTWRLMLTGEPQVVIGTRSAVFAPLPNLGLIILDEEHDSSFKQDSPIPTYHARTVAQWRAELENCPLVLGSATPSLESWVSVGTSPPNPLSASREGGQERNLNSSLLNQKLAGRSYYLSLPERVNSRPLPPVEIVDMRQELQQGNRSIFSRSLQEALQQLQERKQQGILFIHRRGHSTFVSCRSCGYVLECPHCDVSLAYHHTEEKAPELLRCHYCNYARSHPKFCPDCSSPYLKFFGSGTQRVTQELARQFPELRLIRFDSDTTRNKGSHRTLLTQFANGEADLLVGTQMLTKGLDLPQVTLVGVVAADGLLNLSDYRASERAFQTLTQVAGRAGRGDDPGRVIVQTYTTEHQVIAAVRSHDYHTFSQAELEQRQALNYPPYGRLILLRLSSLDPIQVQNTAQIIATTLSTEEEFEILGPAPASILRVANRYRWQILIKFAPDALPQLPDWEEVRSLCPPSVSLTIDVDPLNIM, from the coding sequence ATGTATATTAATGATGTAAATTTATCTCCCTTAGTGGTGGCTCAAGCTAGTGAATCGTACCATTCAGGTACAACTCTTAATAGGTGGGTTGAAGTATTGGTAGACTGTCCAGGAAGTACAGGATTATTTACTTATCGATTGCCAGCCCAGTTAGAAATAAAACCAGGAGATATTTTGAGCGTGCCATTTGGGGCACAACAATTAGGAGCGATCGCAATTCGGTTACTGGCACAACCAAATATCGATTTAGCACCAGAAAAAATCCGGGAGGTAGAAGATATAGTCAGCGTTGGATTTTTCCCAAGTGCTTATTGGGAATTACTCAATCGAGTTGCTGCATATTACTATACGCCCCTGATTCAAGTAATCCGGGTTGCTCTACCACCAGGGTTGCTGGGGCGATCGCAACGTCGCCTCCGTCTGGTTAGAGGAGGGCGGGCAGGGGGGAGTAGTTATTTACTGGCATCTCCTAATCCTTCAGCTTTTTTAACTCCAACCGCGCGGCAAGTTTGGGAACTTTTGCAAGGGCAGCCTGCGGGGGATTATAGTTTCGCTTACCTTCAACAAAAAGTCAAATCTGCTTATCGGGGAATTCGGGAGTTGCTGCGATTCGGTTTAGTAGAAAGCTACTTGGAACCGCCACGGCTGGCTCGACCAAAGCTGCAAAAAGCAGTTACGCTTACAGGTGCAATCGATAGCGACTTAACTACCCGCCAACGAGAGATTTTGGAAGTGCTGCGGCGGCATAATGGGGAGTTGTGGCAAAATGAATTACTGCAAATTTGTAATGCTAGTTCCTCTATCCTCAAAACCTTGGGACAAAAGGGTTACATCGTTATTGAAGAACGGGAAGTATTGCGAACCGAACAGGGGCCAGCATTAGCCGGTGATGGGGCTAAATCCTTAACTACTGCCCAAGCTAGCGCCTTAGCGACAATCCAGACACTAGATGGATTTGCTGAAGTTTTATTGCATGGGGTGACAGGCTCAGGAAAAACCGAAGTATATTTGCAAGCGATCGCACCTCTCATCAATCAAGGCAAATCCGCCCTCGTTTTAGTCCCAGAAATTGGACTTACACCCCAGCTAACCGATCGTTTTCGCGCCCGTTTTGGCAATAAAGTTAGCGTGTATCACAGCGCCCTCTCCGACGGCGAACGTTACGACACTTGGCGGCTTATGCTCACAGGAGAACCGCAAGTTGTCATTGGTACGCGCAGCGCCGTTTTCGCCCCTTTGCCCAACTTGGGTTTAATTATTTTAGATGAAGAACACGACAGCAGCTTTAAGCAAGACTCACCCATACCCACCTACCACGCCCGCACCGTTGCCCAATGGCGAGCAGAATTAGAAAATTGCCCCTTGGTGTTGGGTTCAGCTACGCCTTCGTTGGAGAGTTGGGTAAGCGTCGGAACCTCACCCCCTAACCCCCTCTCCGCAAGCAGAGAGGGGGGACAAGAAAGAAATCTTAATTCATCACTCCTAAATCAGAAGTTAGCAGGCAGAAGTTATTACTTAAGTTTGCCCGAACGTGTCAATTCCCGCCCTTTACCGCCGGTGGAAATCGTTGATATGCGGCAAGAGTTGCAGCAGGGAAATCGTTCTATATTTAGTAGATCGCTACAAGAAGCTTTGCAACAGTTGCAAGAGAGAAAACAACAGGGAATTTTATTTATTCATCGTCGGGGACACAGTACTTTTGTATCTTGCCGCAGTTGTGGATATGTGTTGGAATGTCCGCACTGTGATGTTTCGCTGGCGTACCACCACACCGAAGAGAAAGCGCCGGAATTATTGCGGTGTCATTATTGTAATTATGCGCGATCGCATCCCAAATTCTGCCCCGATTGTAGTTCCCCTTACCTGAAATTTTTCGGTAGCGGTACTCAGCGAGTCACACAAGAATTAGCGCGACAGTTTCCAGAGTTGCGCTTGATTCGTTTTGATAGCGATACCACCCGCAACAAAGGCTCACATCGAACTCTACTCACCCAATTTGCTAACGGCGAAGCAGATTTATTAGTGGGTACGCAAATGCTTACCAAAGGTTTGGATTTACCACAGGTGACACTTGTGGGCGTTGTCGCCGCCGATGGATTGCTAAATTTATCAGATTATCGCGCCAGCGAACGGGCATTTCAAACCTTGACTCAAGTCGCTGGACGGGCTGGTAGAGGTGACGATCCGGGGAGGGTGATTGTACAAACTTACACTACAGAGCATCAGGTAATTGCAGCAGTGCGATCGCACGATTATCACACTTTCTCCCAAGCCGAATTAGAACAACGCCAAGCCCTCAATTATCCCCCTTATGGGCGGTTAATTTTGTTGCGCTTAAGTAGTCTCGATCCCATTCAAGTGCAAAATACCGCGCAAATCATCGCCACAACCTTGAGTACAGAAGAAGAATTTGAGATATTAGGCCCAGCACCAGCGAGTATTTTACGGGTAGCTAATCGTTATCGCTGGCAAATCTTGATAAAATTTGCCCCCGATGCCTTGCCACAATTGCCAGATTGGGAAGAAGTGCGATCGCTTTGTCCGCCCTCTGTTAGTCTAACTATTGATGTAGACCCATTAAATATTATGTGA
- a CDS encoding RpoD/SigA family RNA polymerase sigma factor, protein MYQTKQQSLKETMNIVELGKMEILENVADIEEPSLDSLDAVADEETPIVVENLESDERDGDNMAAARPSGYNKTEHDDAVGAFFKEMARYPLLKADEEVELARRVRFLEEIRELQAALNLKLGQEPSKLEVASELEMTEKQLESRLYQGRVAKRKMIRSNLRLVVSIAKRYLNRGVPFLDLIQEGAMGLNRATEKFDPDKGYKFSTYAYWWIRQAITRAIANDARTIRLPIHIVEKLNKLKKAQRELKQKLCRNPTEGEMAETLEISVQQLRQLQQLRRQALSLNHRVGKEEDTELMDLLEDEDNLSPEAKMNENMMRQEIWEVLGDVLTPREKDVISLRYGLTTSEPCTLEEVGNMFNLSRERVRQIQSKAMRKLRRPHIAKRLKGWLI, encoded by the coding sequence ATGTACCAAACAAAACAACAATCCCTAAAGGAAACTATGAATATTGTTGAATTGGGAAAAATGGAAATACTGGAGAATGTTGCTGATATTGAAGAACCATCACTCGATAGTTTAGATGCAGTAGCAGATGAAGAGACTCCAATTGTAGTAGAAAATCTGGAATCAGATGAACGCGACGGGGATAATATGGCCGCGGCCCGTCCTTCGGGATACAATAAAACCGAGCATGATGATGCTGTCGGCGCGTTTTTTAAAGAGATGGCGCGTTATCCGCTTCTAAAAGCTGATGAAGAGGTGGAGTTAGCGCGGCGAGTTAGGTTTCTAGAGGAAATTAGGGAATTACAAGCTGCTTTAAACTTAAAACTGGGACAAGAACCGAGCAAACTAGAAGTAGCTTCCGAGCTAGAAATGACGGAAAAACAACTCGAAAGTCGCTTGTATCAAGGTAGAGTAGCGAAACGCAAAATGATTCGCTCTAACTTGAGATTAGTAGTATCTATTGCCAAGCGATATCTAAATCGGGGAGTGCCTTTTCTGGATTTAATTCAGGAAGGAGCAATGGGTTTAAATCGCGCTACAGAAAAGTTCGATCCAGACAAGGGATACAAGTTTTCTACTTACGCCTATTGGTGGATTAGACAAGCGATTACTAGGGCGATAGCTAACGATGCGCGGACAATTCGGCTACCTATTCATATTGTTGAAAAGCTTAACAAGCTGAAAAAAGCGCAACGAGAACTCAAACAAAAACTCTGTCGTAATCCTACCGAAGGTGAAATGGCAGAAACTTTGGAAATTAGCGTCCAACAACTACGCCAACTACAACAATTACGCCGTCAAGCACTTTCTCTTAACCACCGCGTTGGTAAAGAAGAAGACACGGAATTGATGGATTTGCTCGAAGATGAAGATAATCTGTCTCCAGAAGCAAAAATGAATGAAAACATGATGCGTCAGGAGATTTGGGAAGTATTGGGTGACGTGTTAACTCCACGGGAGAAAGATGTAATTTCTCTGCGCTATGGCTTGACAACCAGCGAACCCTGTACCTTAGAAGAAGTTGGCAATATGTTCAATCTTTCTCGCGAGCGAGTGCGTCAAATTCAAAGCAAAGCCATGCGGAAATTGCGCCGTCCTCATATAGCTAAACGCTTAAAAGGTTGGTTGATTTAG
- a CDS encoding GNAT family N-acetyltransferase, whose translation MTSCSNLILRFAEPTDYSVLFQLIQGLAEYEKLSHAVTGNALTLKEHLFGSHRYIEAILAESAGQAVGFALFFHNYSTFLTKPGIYLEDLFVLPEYRRQGIGKALITKLAQITIERDCGRLEWSVLDWNEPAKAFYRSMGASILDDWRICRVTEDALTQLGTVK comes from the coding sequence ATGACTTCGTGTAGCAATTTGATTTTGCGTTTTGCTGAACCAACTGATTACAGCGTACTATTTCAATTAATTCAGGGGCTTGCTGAGTATGAAAAATTATCTCACGCTGTCACTGGCAATGCTCTGACACTGAAAGAGCATTTATTTGGCTCGCACAGATATATAGAAGCGATTTTAGCAGAATCTGCCGGTCAAGCTGTTGGTTTTGCCCTATTTTTTCATAATTATTCAACATTTTTGACCAAGCCAGGAATTTATCTGGAAGACTTATTTGTTTTACCAGAATATCGTAGGCAAGGTATTGGTAAGGCTCTGATTACTAAATTAGCCCAGATAACTATAGAACGTGACTGTGGAAGATTAGAATGGAGTGTGTTGGATTGGAACGAACCAGCTAAAGCATTCTACCGCAGTATGGGAGCATCTATATTAGATGATTGGCGAATTTGCCGTGTTACAGAAGATGCGCTTACTCAGTTAGGAACTGTTAAATAA
- the petJ gene encoding cytochrome c6 PetJ has translation MKKLITVMLLGIAIFTFAFSSPALAGDAVGGAKVFSANCASCHAGGKNLVQAAKSLKKDALEKYDMYSAEAIIAQVTKGKNAMPAFGKRLKDSQIEDVAAYVLSQADKDWK, from the coding sequence ATGAAAAAATTGATTACAGTCATGCTGTTAGGCATAGCAATCTTCACCTTTGCCTTCAGCAGTCCAGCTTTGGCAGGGGATGCTGTTGGTGGAGCTAAAGTATTTAGTGCTAATTGTGCTTCTTGTCACGCTGGAGGTAAGAATCTGGTTCAAGCTGCCAAAAGTCTGAAGAAAGACGCTTTGGAAAAGTATGATATGTACTCAGCAGAGGCGATTATTGCCCAGGTTACAAAAGGTAAAAATGCCATGCCTGCTTTCGGCAAACGTTTGAAAGATAGCCAGATTGAAGATGTAGCGGCTTATGTGCTTTCACAAGCAGATAAGGACTGGAAGTAG
- a CDS encoding tetratricopeptide repeat protein, with translation MDNFWRLFISVIIAVSLTFLTLSAHSAPVLITQITASDFLQLGVDKMRRGNYQEAIENFNQAIEVEKDLAFAYSDRCLAYLQLQDYHQAIADCTQAINFAPDDSEAYLNRGVAHYRQGDYPAAIVDHNRAIALKPYDFRAYYNRALARAGDGKDSEAILDFNLALAQIPRIPSLLLADIYNDRGLAHFVLQDTQAAMLDFNLAIRLNANDYRAYFNRGCACGRNRDDFGAVRDFSQVIRLNPSNAQAYVNRGIARYRLGYHLDAMSDLQKASEYFDNQGKRVAYEKTLDLLKNLRQKISSVTEIAFL, from the coding sequence ATGGATAATTTCTGGCGATTATTTATCAGTGTAATTATTGCTGTTTCTCTCACTTTTTTGACTTTATCTGCACATTCAGCACCCGTTTTAATTACCCAAATTACAGCGAGTGATTTCTTGCAGTTGGGTGTAGATAAGATGCGGCGCGGTAATTACCAGGAAGCAATAGAGAATTTCAATCAGGCAATTGAAGTTGAGAAAGATTTGGCTTTTGCTTATAGCGATCGCTGTCTTGCTTATCTCCAATTACAAGATTACCATCAAGCGATCGCAGATTGTACCCAAGCCATAAATTTTGCACCTGATGACTCTGAGGCTTATCTGAACCGGGGAGTAGCACACTACAGACAAGGAGATTATCCTGCTGCCATTGTCGATCATAATCGAGCGATCGCACTTAAACCCTACGATTTTCGAGCTTACTACAACCGAGCATTAGCCCGCGCTGGGGATGGGAAAGACTCGGAGGCAATTCTTGACTTTAATTTAGCTTTAGCTCAAATTCCCCGAATCCCTAGCTTACTGCTTGCAGATATCTACAATGACAGAGGTTTAGCGCATTTTGTCTTGCAAGATACCCAAGCAGCGATGCTCGACTTTAATCTAGCAATTCGTCTCAACGCTAACGATTATCGAGCTTATTTTAACCGGGGTTGCGCTTGCGGACGAAATAGAGATGACTTTGGTGCAGTGCGTGATTTTTCTCAAGTTATCAGACTCAACCCCAGTAATGCTCAGGCTTACGTTAATCGGGGAATAGCTCGTTATCGCTTAGGATATCATTTAGATGCAATGTCTGATTTACAAAAAGCATCTGAGTACTTTGATAATCAAGGAAAGAGAGTCGCCTACGAAAAAACTCTCGATTTGCTGAAGAATTTGCGACAAAAAATTTCTTCTGTAACTGAAATCGCTTTTTTATAA